One Misgurnus anguillicaudatus chromosome 22, ASM2758022v2, whole genome shotgun sequence DNA segment encodes these proteins:
- the poli gene encoding DNA polymerase iota isoform X1, with protein sequence MSRLLNNKDTILSGLSNKIAVNMDTDEENENDWDRSLESDMLETGLPDKVTATSQRIILHFDLDCFYAQVEMIRNPALRNKPLGIQQKYIIVTCNYVAREQGLTKLMSVTDALEKCPQLVLVKGEDLTHYREMSYKVTELLMSYSPMVERLGFDENFVDVTEIVERRLQETRISDVTFIGHIYKHEPSSVAVGEENCRLAIGSVIAAELRQAIFNTLGLTGCAGIANNKLLAKLVSGTFKPNQQTTLLPYSTAELMSSLTGLLKVPGIGYRTGQKLKAMGLVNVRDLQLYPLSELVKEFGEVTAKRIQNLACGIDDSPVTPTGPPQSLSDEDSFKKISTLAEVTNKIEELLTSLTERMYKDGRQPHTFRLTIRRYSATNRWFNRESRQCPIPNQTGLKITCALFSTLGSNEAVPQLLSMAVKLFHKMVDTREPFHLTLLNVCFSNLQAKSSSRSSIVSFFTQKSPTKTQTASQRQVETDLCEPAGSSQFTQDEVLQKQEKILNSMLNCTSVSPTQETQTEPLQNNPESSTSPRQLLCKEQTHVNSRSTQDSRMTDVSKVGVCFNLPPNVDPEVFKLLPKHIQMELVSSFQNEDSLQPNYGHAETANHSMLCFNQSKTSDHCESTSMYSRNSTSHYSELSKAFSSPQSLTNLESGKSTESCSIPPHSDVPPNVDPCVFSQLPADVQRELLTEWKQQKPVLKIPSKQSHKASSNRDKKYVAKGNQCNKIMNYFKPN encoded by the exons ATGTCCCGTCTTCTGAACAACAAAGATACTATCTTAAGCGGCTTgtcaaacaaaat TGCAGTAAATATGGACACAGACGAGGAAAATGAAAATGACTGGGATCGCAGCTTAGAGTCCGATATGCTTGAGACAG GACTCCCTGACAAAGTGACAGCCACATCCCAGAGAATAATCCTGCATTTCGACCTGGACTGTTTCTATGCGCAAGTTGAGATGATCCGTAATCCAGCTCTTCGAAATAAACCCCTAG GTATACAGCAGAAGTATATTATTGTGACTTGTAATTATGTGGCGAGAGAGCAAGGTCTGACAAAGTTGATGTCGGTTACTGATGCATTGGAGAAATGTCCTCAGCTCGTGCTGGTGAAAGGAGAAGATCTCACCCATTACAGAGAAATGTCCTATAAAGTCACAG AGCTGCTGATGTCATACAGCCCCATGGTGGAGAGGCTCGGGTTTGATGAAAACTTTGTGGACGTTACCGAAATAGTAGAGAGAAGACTGCAGGAGACCCGTATTTCAGATGTCACTTTCATTGGACACATATACAAACATGAAC CCTCAAGTGTCGCAGTTGGTGAGGAgaactgcaggctggccatcgGCTCTGTGATAGCTGCTGAGCTCAGACAAGCCATTTTTAACACGCTGGGGCTAACTGGCTGCGCTGGCATCGCAAACAACAAACTCCTGGCCAAACTGGTGTCAGGCACCTTTAAACCCAACCAACAGACCACGCTTTTACCTTACAGCACTGCTGAGCTTATGAGCAGCCTCACAGGACTGCTTAAAGTGCCCG GAATCGGGTACAGGACAGGTCAGAAGTTAAAAGCTATGGGTCTGGTTAATGTGAGGGATCTGCAGTTATACCCTTTGTCTGAACTGGTGAAGGAGTTTGGGGAAGTGACCGCTAAAAGGATTCAGAATCTTGCCTGTGGGATCGATGACTCTCCAGTCACTCCAACAGGTCCTCCTCAG TCTCTCAGTGATGAGGACTCGTTCAAGAAAATTTCCACACTAGCAGAAGTAACAAATAAAATTGAGGAGCTTCTCACCAGCCTTACTGAGAG GATGTACAAAGATGGCAGACAGCCACACACATTCAGATTAACAATTCGTAGATATTCTGCCACTAATCGCTGGTTCAATCGAGAAAGCAGACAGTGTCCTATTCCCAACCAGACCGGGCTCAAGATCACATGTG CTCTATTTTCTACATTAGGAAGCAATGAGGCTGTGCCACAGTTATTGTCAATGGCAGTGAAACTCTTTCATAAAATGGTGGACACACGTGAGCCGTTTCACCTGACCTTGCTGAATGTGTGCTTCAGTAACCTGCAGGCCAAATCCTCCAGCAGGTCTTCGATCGTCTCTTTCTTCACGCAGAAGTCTCCCACTAAAACCCAAACAGCATCTCAGCGTCAG GTGGAAACTGATCTCTGTGAGCCTGCTGGCAGTTCTCAATTCACCCAGGACGAGGTTTTACAAAAGCAAGAGAAAATATTGAACAGCATGTTAAATTGCACATCAGTATCCCCAACCCAAGAAACACAAACAGAGCCTCTGCAAAACAACCCTGAATCTTCCACATCTCCCAGGCAGTTGCTTTGTAAAGAACAAACACATGTTAACAGCAGAAGCACACAAGACTCTCGTATGACTGACGTTTCCAAAGTAGGAGTGTGTTTCAATCTCCCTCCAAATGTTGACCCGGAAGTCTTCAAACTCTTACCTAAGCACATTCAGATGGAGCTTGTTTCTAGTTTTCAAAATGAAGACTCCCTACAACCTAATTATGGACATGCTGAGACAGCGAATCACTCCATGTtgtgtttcaaccaatcaaaaacATCAGATCACTGTGAATCAACATCAATGTATAGCAGAAATTCGACCTCTCATTACAGCGAACTCAGCAAGGCCTTTTCCTCACCTCAGTCCTTAACAAATTTAGAGAGTGGCAAATCCACAGAAAGCTGTAGCATCCCACCTCATTCAGATGTCCCTCCAAATGTGGACCCTTGTGTGTTTTCCCAACTCCCCGCTGATGTTCAGAGAGAGTTATTGACCGAATGGAAACAGCAGAAACCTGTTTTAAAAATACCTTCAAAGCAATCACACAAAGCCTCGAGTAACAGAGATAAGAAGTATGTTGCTAAAGGCAACCAATGTAACAAGataatgaattattttaaaCCCAACTAA
- the poli gene encoding DNA polymerase iota isoform X2, protein MSRLLNNKDTILSGLSNKIAVNMDTDEENENDWDRSLESDMLETGLPDKVTATSQRIILHFDLDCFYAQVEMIRNPALRNKPLGIQQKYIIVTCNYVAREQGLTKLMSVTDALEKCPQLVLVKGEDLTHYREMSYKVTELLMSYSPMVERLGFDENFVDVTEIVERRLQETRISDVTFIGHIYKHEPSSVAVGEENCRLAIGSVIAAELRQAIFNTLGLTGCAGIANNKLLAKLVSGTFKPNQQTTLLPYSTAELMSSLTGLLKVPGIGYRTGQKLKAMGLVNVRDLQLYPLSELVKEFGEVTAKRIQNLACGIDDSPVTPTGPPQSLSDEDSFKKISTLAEVTNKIEELLTSLTERMYKDGRQPHTFRLTIRRYSATNRWFNRESRQCPIPNQTGLKITCGSNEAVPQLLSMAVKLFHKMVDTREPFHLTLLNVCFSNLQAKSSSRSSIVSFFTQKSPTKTQTASQRQVETDLCEPAGSSQFTQDEVLQKQEKILNSMLNCTSVSPTQETQTEPLQNNPESSTSPRQLLCKEQTHVNSRSTQDSRMTDVSKVGVCFNLPPNVDPEVFKLLPKHIQMELVSSFQNEDSLQPNYGHAETANHSMLCFNQSKTSDHCESTSMYSRNSTSHYSELSKAFSSPQSLTNLESGKSTESCSIPPHSDVPPNVDPCVFSQLPADVQRELLTEWKQQKPVLKIPSKQSHKASSNRDKKYVAKGNQCNKIMNYFKPN, encoded by the exons ATGTCCCGTCTTCTGAACAACAAAGATACTATCTTAAGCGGCTTgtcaaacaaaat TGCAGTAAATATGGACACAGACGAGGAAAATGAAAATGACTGGGATCGCAGCTTAGAGTCCGATATGCTTGAGACAG GACTCCCTGACAAAGTGACAGCCACATCCCAGAGAATAATCCTGCATTTCGACCTGGACTGTTTCTATGCGCAAGTTGAGATGATCCGTAATCCAGCTCTTCGAAATAAACCCCTAG GTATACAGCAGAAGTATATTATTGTGACTTGTAATTATGTGGCGAGAGAGCAAGGTCTGACAAAGTTGATGTCGGTTACTGATGCATTGGAGAAATGTCCTCAGCTCGTGCTGGTGAAAGGAGAAGATCTCACCCATTACAGAGAAATGTCCTATAAAGTCACAG AGCTGCTGATGTCATACAGCCCCATGGTGGAGAGGCTCGGGTTTGATGAAAACTTTGTGGACGTTACCGAAATAGTAGAGAGAAGACTGCAGGAGACCCGTATTTCAGATGTCACTTTCATTGGACACATATACAAACATGAAC CCTCAAGTGTCGCAGTTGGTGAGGAgaactgcaggctggccatcgGCTCTGTGATAGCTGCTGAGCTCAGACAAGCCATTTTTAACACGCTGGGGCTAACTGGCTGCGCTGGCATCGCAAACAACAAACTCCTGGCCAAACTGGTGTCAGGCACCTTTAAACCCAACCAACAGACCACGCTTTTACCTTACAGCACTGCTGAGCTTATGAGCAGCCTCACAGGACTGCTTAAAGTGCCCG GAATCGGGTACAGGACAGGTCAGAAGTTAAAAGCTATGGGTCTGGTTAATGTGAGGGATCTGCAGTTATACCCTTTGTCTGAACTGGTGAAGGAGTTTGGGGAAGTGACCGCTAAAAGGATTCAGAATCTTGCCTGTGGGATCGATGACTCTCCAGTCACTCCAACAGGTCCTCCTCAG TCTCTCAGTGATGAGGACTCGTTCAAGAAAATTTCCACACTAGCAGAAGTAACAAATAAAATTGAGGAGCTTCTCACCAGCCTTACTGAGAG GATGTACAAAGATGGCAGACAGCCACACACATTCAGATTAACAATTCGTAGATATTCTGCCACTAATCGCTGGTTCAATCGAGAAAGCAGACAGTGTCCTATTCCCAACCAGACCGGGCTCAAGATCACATGTG GAAGCAATGAGGCTGTGCCACAGTTATTGTCAATGGCAGTGAAACTCTTTCATAAAATGGTGGACACACGTGAGCCGTTTCACCTGACCTTGCTGAATGTGTGCTTCAGTAACCTGCAGGCCAAATCCTCCAGCAGGTCTTCGATCGTCTCTTTCTTCACGCAGAAGTCTCCCACTAAAACCCAAACAGCATCTCAGCGTCAG GTGGAAACTGATCTCTGTGAGCCTGCTGGCAGTTCTCAATTCACCCAGGACGAGGTTTTACAAAAGCAAGAGAAAATATTGAACAGCATGTTAAATTGCACATCAGTATCCCCAACCCAAGAAACACAAACAGAGCCTCTGCAAAACAACCCTGAATCTTCCACATCTCCCAGGCAGTTGCTTTGTAAAGAACAAACACATGTTAACAGCAGAAGCACACAAGACTCTCGTATGACTGACGTTTCCAAAGTAGGAGTGTGTTTCAATCTCCCTCCAAATGTTGACCCGGAAGTCTTCAAACTCTTACCTAAGCACATTCAGATGGAGCTTGTTTCTAGTTTTCAAAATGAAGACTCCCTACAACCTAATTATGGACATGCTGAGACAGCGAATCACTCCATGTtgtgtttcaaccaatcaaaaacATCAGATCACTGTGAATCAACATCAATGTATAGCAGAAATTCGACCTCTCATTACAGCGAACTCAGCAAGGCCTTTTCCTCACCTCAGTCCTTAACAAATTTAGAGAGTGGCAAATCCACAGAAAGCTGTAGCATCCCACCTCATTCAGATGTCCCTCCAAATGTGGACCCTTGTGTGTTTTCCCAACTCCCCGCTGATGTTCAGAGAGAGTTATTGACCGAATGGAAACAGCAGAAACCTGTTTTAAAAATACCTTCAAAGCAATCACACAAAGCCTCGAGTAACAGAGATAAGAAGTATGTTGCTAAAGGCAACCAATGTAACAAGataatgaattattttaaaCCCAACTAA
- the bri3bp gene encoding BRI3-binding protein, with translation MKGIRLAVFFSVILLAIVLLTEAARNRKDSSSQNSLRKAANGVYQTLSNVFGEENIKALYKFFSKTSESFVHGVDSLLDTLWKLWVDLLDVIGIDASNLTHYFSLSSISSSPARALLLLAALLVAYWFLSLFLSGFFYVLHLVFGRFFWLARVALFALSCLYILQKFEGDPEKAVLPLCFIMAVYFMTGPVGAYWQKGGGSATLEEKIDHLDTQIRLLSIRLSRVIENLERSSDQ, from the exons ATGAAGGGAATAAGGTTGGCAGTGTTTTTCAGCGTGATTCTGCTGGCCATTGTCCTTCTGACGGAGGCAGCGCGGAACAGGAAAGACTCCAGCAGTCAGAACAGCTTGAGGAAGGCGGCAAATGGGGTCTATCAAACCCTGAGCAATGTCTTCGGAGAGGAGAATATCAAGGCTCTGTACAAG tTCTTTTCGAAGACCTCAGAGAGTTTCGTCCATGGAGTTGATTCATTATTGGACACCTTGTGGAAACTATGGGTGGATCTTCTGGATGTTATAGGGATCGACG CTTCTAACCTCACTCACTACTTCAGCCTATCCTCCATTTCCAGTTCACCGGCTCGTGCTCTCCTCCTGCTGGCAGCCTTGCTGGTGGCCTACTGGTTCCTGTCTTTGTTCCTCAGCGGCTTCTTTTACGTGCTCCACTTAGTGTTTGGCCGCTTCTTCTGGCTGGCACGCGTGGCACTGTTCGCTCTCTCTTGCCTCTACATTCTGCAGAAGTTCGAGGGTGACCCGGAAAAGGCGGTCCTGCCTCTGTGTTTCATCATGGCTGTGTACTTCATGACTGGACCTGTGGGAGCATACTGGCAGAAAGGGGGCGGATCCGCAACTCTGGAGGAGAAGATCGACCACCTCGATACCCAGATCCGCCTTCTCAGTATTCGCTTGAGCAGAGTGATTGAAAACCTGGAACGCTCGAGTGACCAGTAA